The window CGGTGAACACCGCTTCCGCGAGGGCCCCCTCGACGTCCGCGTCCCCGACCTCATCGGCGGCGAGGCCGAGGTCCGCGAGTCCTTCGACGAGGCCACCGGCCGGTTCCGGATCCGGGTGCGGGTGGTCAACCGCCGCTTCGGACCGCTCTTCGGGTATGAGGGCTCCTTCACCGCGGAGTACGTCGACGCCCGCGACCGGTGGGCGACCGGACTCTGCGGCGACCTGCGGCCCGTCCGCGAGGAGGTCCGGGCATGAGCGCCGCCACCAGGGACAAGCTCCTCGAAGGAGCCCTGCGCACCCTGGTCGAACAGGGCATCGCCAAAGCCTCCGCCCGCACCATCGCGGCCACCGCCGGCGTGGGGCAGGGCCTGATCTTCTACCACTTCGGCTCCGTGGACGAGCTGCTCGCCGCGGCCTGCCGGTCCGGAGCCGAGCAGCGGGTGGCCCGCTACCGCGAACGCCTCGCCGAGCTGGGCAGCCTCGCCGAACTGCTGGAGTTCGCCCGCGCGATGCACGAGGAGGAACGGACCGCCGGGAACGTCGCCATGCTCGGGCAGCTGCTGGCCGCCGGGCAGAACTCGCCCACCCTCGCCGCCGCCACCGCCGACGGGCTCGGCCTGTGGATCGCGGAGCTGGAGAAGGTCCTCACCCGGCTGCTGGCGGCGACCCCGCTGGCCGGGTACGCCGACCCGGCGGGCCTCGCCCGGGCCACGGCCGCCTCCTTCATCGGCATCGAGCTGTACGAAGGGGTGGACCCGCAGGGCGCCGGCAGCGCGCTCGACGCCCTGGAGCAGCTCGCCGGGCTCGCCGCCGTGCTGGAGGGCCTGGGCTCCCTCAGCCAGCGCGTGGTGCGCCACGGCCTGCGGCGCGGCACCCGCTGACCCGCCCGCGCCGCCCCGGCCGGCGGCGCGCGTCACCCGTACGGCCCTGTGCCCCGACCCGGACGAGGATTCGCCCGGACGGCCGATCCCCGTTCGACACGCCCCGGTCCGTCGCCTTTCGTGGGGTGAAGGCCTCGGGGACCGAGCACCGGGAGGGACCGTGGCAGGGACCGTGCCGGAAGGCTTCGACTACGAGACACACAGCCGCCTCGCCGGTCCGTTCGCCGATCCGGCGCCCGGCCCCGACGGCGTCCACCACGTGGCGTACCGCTCCCTGCTCTCGCGCGAGGAGGTCAGTACCCGAATACGGGCGATCGCCCTCATGACGCTCGCCCCGGTGGCCGCGGCCGGCCTGCTCCTCTACCTCGTGTGGCCCACCCACTGGACCGTCCGGGAGGGCGCCGCCCGCTGGCTGATCGTCTGCGACGCCGCGATGCTCTGCTCGCTCGCGCTGATCATGCTGTTCACCCTGGTCAACGTGGTGTCGATCGCCCACGCCACGATGGTCGCCCGCGACCCCGTCCCCGTACCGGCCGAGCCCGGCACCCGCGTCGCGTTCCTGACCACCTATGTCCCCGGCAAGGAGCCGCTCGCCATGGTGCGGGCGACCCTCCTGGGCGCGCGGCGCATCAGGCACGACGGGCCGCTGGACGTATGGCTGCTGGACGAGGGCGACGACCCCGAGGCCAGGCAGCTGTGCGCGAAGCTCGGCGTACGGCACTTCACCCGCAAGGGCGTGCCCGAGTGGAACACGGCCAGGGGCGCCCACCGGGCACGGACCAAGCACGGCAACTACAACTCCTGGCTGGCGCGGCACGGCGACGACTACGAGTTCTTCGCCTCCGTCGACACCGACCACGTACCGCTCGCGAACTACCTGGAGCGGATGCTCGGCTACTTCCGCGACCCCGATGTCGCCTTCGTCGTCGGCCCGCAGGTCTACGGCAACTACACCGAAGCCGTCACCAAGGCCGCCGAGTCCCAGCAGTACCTCTTCCACGCCCTGATCCAGCGCGCCGGCAACCGGTACGGCGCCCCCATGTTCGTCGGCACCAACAACGCCGTACGGATCAGCGCCCTGCGCCAGGTCGGCGGACTCTACGACTCCATCACCGAGGACATGGCCACCGGCTTCGAGCTGCACCGCAGCCGCAACCCTGCCACCGGCCGGTTCTGGCGCTCCGTCTACACCCCCGACGTGCTGGCCGTCGGAGAGGGCCCCGCCTCCTGGACCGACCTCTTCACCCAGCAGCTGCGCTGGTCGCGGGGCACCTACGAGACCCTGTTCAGGCAGTACGGCAAGAGCCTCCTCACCATGCCCGCCGGCCGCCGGCTCAACTACACGCTGATGCTCGTCTACTACCCGATGACCGCGGTGAACTGGCTGCTCGGCATCCTCAGCTGCGTCCTGTTCCTGTGGTTCGGCGCCTCCGGCACCCAGGTCTCCTCCAAGGTCTGGCTGATGCTCTACGCCGACGCGGCAGCCCTCCAGGTGGGCCTCTACCTGTGGAACCGCCGCCACAACGTCTCGCCCCACGAACCGGAGGGCTCCGGCGGCGTCGCGGGCATGGCGATGTCCGCCGTCTGCGCGCCCGTCTACCTCAGGTCCCTCGGCTCCGCGGTGCTGCGCACCGAGGGCCGTTTCGTCGTCACCCCCAAGGGCGGGGACGCGAGCCCCGACCGGCTGGCGACCTTCCGCATCCACCTCTTCTGGGCCGCCGTCCTGGTCCTCTCGCTGCTGGCATCCGTCGTCCTCGACCACACGCACGTCGCCATGAGGGTCTGGGCGGTGCTGGCGCTGGCCATCGCACTCGCCCCGCTCGTCGTGTGGTGCGTGACGCGCGGCCGGGCGGGATCCGGGGGCGGGGCGGACGGAGGGTCCGAGCCGGGTGAGGAGCCGGCGTACGTCCGGGCGACAGGAGGGAACTGAACATGGCCTACCAGCCGTCGAAGAAGCTCAAGAAGACCGCCCTGGGCGCCGGCGCCGCGCTGGTGCTGATCGCTCTCAACGCGCCCGCCGCGATCTCCTTCGCCGAGGACCGGTACCACTCGTACAAGATCGGGCAGCCCAGCTACCGGATCCAGTACGGCTCGTGGGACCTCGTCGGACTCCCCGACGAGTACCGGATCAACGCCATGCACGCCGCCCTGCTGCACACGGGCAAGGTGCTGCTCATCGCCGGCAGCGGCAACAACCAGAAGAACTTCGACAAGGGCACCTTCGACACCGTCCTGTGGGACCCGAAGGACGACAGCTTCAAGAAGATCCCGACGCCCGAGGACTTCTTCTGCGCCGGGCACAGCCAGCTCCCCGACGGACGGCTGCTGGTGGCCGGCGGCACCGCCCGCTACGAGGTGCTCGACGGGAAGGTCACCCGGGCGGGCGGCCGGATGCGGGTCAAGAACGAGAACCCGGACAAGGCCGTCAAGCTGCGCAAGGGCACCCGGTTCCGGTCCCCGTCCGGGGTGGAGTACGAGGCGAAGTTCGACGTCGTCGTGGCGAAGGCGAAGAAGAAGTTCGAGATCACCTACGGGCGCGGCGGCCAGGTCGTGCCGTGGCGGACCACGGTGGTGGCCGCCGAGTCCCGGGTCTTCGTGGAGGCGGTGAAATCCGGCGCCGAGGGGCTGACGACGGAGGCCGCGCAGTACGAGGTGGTCGGGCTGACGGGAAGGGACGCCCACAACGTCTACGGGCTCGCGGAGCGGCTGAGCGCCGACAAGCAGGACTTCCAGGGCATCAAATCGGCCTACGAGTTCGACCCGGTCGCGGAGAAGTACCTCCGCGTCGATCCGATGAGGGACGCCCGCTGGTATCCGACGCTGGTGACCCTGGCGGACGGGCGGGTGCTCGCGGTGTCCGGGCTCAACGACGTCGGCGACGTGGTGCCCGGCGACAACGAGTACTACGACCCGCGGACGAAGAAGTGGTCGAAGGCTCCCTTCCACTACTTCCCGACCTATCCCGCGCTCTTCCTCATGCAGGGCGGCAAGCTCCTCTACACCGGCTCCAACGCGGGCTACGGTCCGAAGACCAAGGGCCGCGAGCCGGGCGTGTGGGACCTCGCGACCAACGAGTTCAAGAAGGTGGGCGGGCTGGCCGAGCCGGACCGGATGGAAACCTCCTCCTCGCTCCTGCTGCCGCCCGCCCAGGACCAGAAGGTGATGGTCCTCGGCGGCGGCGGGGTCGGTGAGTCCAGGCTCTCGTCCAGCCGGACCGCGATCGTGGACCTGAAGGAGGAGAACCCCGTCTTCCGGTCCTCGGCGCGGCTGCCGCGCGCCACCCGCTACCTGAGCAGCGTGCTGCTGCCGGACGACTCGGTCTTCACCACCGGCGGTTCGGCCGACTACCGCGGCCGGGGCGCCAGCGACATCCTCAAGGCGCAGTTCTACTACCCGCGCACCGACTCCTTCGCGGCCGCCGCCGATCCGGTCGTGGGCCGCAACTACCACTCGGAGGCGCTGCTGCTGCCCGACGGCCGGGTGGCCACCTTCGGCTCGGACCCGCTCTTCGCCGACAAGGACAACACCCGGCTCGGCAAGTTCGAGCACCGGCTGGAGGTGTACACGCCGCCGTACCTCTACCGGGACCCCGGGCTGCGGCCGGTACTGGGCGCGGGGCCCGAGGAGCCCGACGAGAACGGCCGGGCCACCTTCGCCACGGCGCACCCCGAGCGGATCGAGCGGGCCCGCCTGATGCGGCCGAGCGCGGTCACGCACACCACGGACGTGGAGCAGCGCTCGATCGAACTCGGGCTGACCCGGACGGACGACTCGGTCACGGTCGAGGTGCCGCGGGACCCGACGCTGGTCCCGCCGGGCCGGTACATGCTGTTCGTGACGGACGCGGACGGCACGCCCTCGGTGGCGAAGTGGCTCCATGTGAAGGCCCCGCAGCCGGCGGACACCCCGTAGGGGGACGGGACGAGGCGGCGGCACGGCGGGTTCCGCGTCATTCCCTGGCGCGGCGGGCCAGCCCGAGGGCGTAGTCCGGCCACCAGGTGCCGGCCGTCGGACCGCCGCGGCAGGTCCCGTCGGACTCGCCGGGCCGCTTGACCCAGAGGTACGCGTCGACGAGCGGGTCGCCCGTCCGGTCGGTCGGCGGGGTCCCGAGGGCGCGGCCCGGCGGATTGCACCAGGCCTGCCCGCGGTCGCCGGCCAGCGGCCCGTCGCCGTTGCGGCTGGTGTCGATGACGAAGTGCTTGCCGCTCGCGCCCTTGGAGATCCTGGCGCCGTAGGCCCGGGCGGCCGCGTCGGGCTGGAAGTTGGAGACGTTGAGGGCGAAGCCGTCGGCGCGGGCGAGGCCCGCCTTGAAGAGGGGCTCGACGAGGTCCATCGGGTTGGGGATCCAGGCCGGATTGCCGGCGTCCAGGTAGACCTTGGTGTTCCGGTTCTTCTTCAGCCGGTCCACGGCCTCGGAGAGGAGCTGGTAGCGCTCGGCGTGGTGCTCGGGCGGGGTGCAGCCGTCGATGACGTGCGCGATGGCGTCCGGCTCCAGGATGACGACGGCCTTGGTGTCCTCGATGTTGTCCGCGAAGGCGCCGATCCAGCTGCGGTAGGCCCGGGCGTCCGGGGCGCCGCCGGCCGAGTGCTGCCCGCAGTCCCGGTGGGGGATGTTGTACGCGGCGAGCAGCAGGGTCCGCCCGGTGGCCCTTGCCCCGGTCCGGGCGCGGCGGATCTCGGGGCCGGGGTCGTCGCCCGGCCCCCACAGGGTGAGCGGGCGGTCCGCGATCCTGCGGAGCACCTGGGCGTCGCCGTTGCGGCCCGCCGTCTCCCAGGCCGCGACCTGCCGGGCGGCGTCGCTGTGCGGGTCCACCCAGAACGGGGACTCCTCGGCCGCGACGATGGGGGAGGGGGCCCGGGGCGTGGCCGCGGGGGTCCCGGGGCCCGGTGTGGCCGACCCGCTGCACGCGGGGGTCGCCGCGAGGAGCAGGAGGAGGCCGAGGACGGGGGCGGGGGTTCGAAAACGCGGCCTGCGAGCGGCGGGG is drawn from Streptomyces sp. NBC_01232 and contains these coding sequences:
- a CDS encoding TetR/AcrR family transcriptional regulator, producing MSAATRDKLLEGALRTLVEQGIAKASARTIAATAGVGQGLIFYHFGSVDELLAAACRSGAEQRVARYRERLAELGSLAELLEFARAMHEEERTAGNVAMLGQLLAAGQNSPTLAAATADGLGLWIAELEKVLTRLLAATPLAGYADPAGLARATAASFIGIELYEGVDPQGAGSALDALEQLAGLAAVLEGLGSLSQRVVRHGLRRGTR
- a CDS encoding glycosyltransferase family 2 protein, whose protein sequence is MAGTVPEGFDYETHSRLAGPFADPAPGPDGVHHVAYRSLLSREEVSTRIRAIALMTLAPVAAAGLLLYLVWPTHWTVREGAARWLIVCDAAMLCSLALIMLFTLVNVVSIAHATMVARDPVPVPAEPGTRVAFLTTYVPGKEPLAMVRATLLGARRIRHDGPLDVWLLDEGDDPEARQLCAKLGVRHFTRKGVPEWNTARGAHRARTKHGNYNSWLARHGDDYEFFASVDTDHVPLANYLERMLGYFRDPDVAFVVGPQVYGNYTEAVTKAAESQQYLFHALIQRAGNRYGAPMFVGTNNAVRISALRQVGGLYDSITEDMATGFELHRSRNPATGRFWRSVYTPDVLAVGEGPASWTDLFTQQLRWSRGTYETLFRQYGKSLLTMPAGRRLNYTLMLVYYPMTAVNWLLGILSCVLFLWFGASGTQVSSKVWLMLYADAAALQVGLYLWNRRHNVSPHEPEGSGGVAGMAMSAVCAPVYLRSLGSAVLRTEGRFVVTPKGGDASPDRLATFRIHLFWAAVLVLSLLASVVLDHTHVAMRVWAVLALAIALAPLVVWCVTRGRAGSGGGADGGSEPGEEPAYVRATGGN
- a CDS encoding kelch motif-containing protein, translating into MAYQPSKKLKKTALGAGAALVLIALNAPAAISFAEDRYHSYKIGQPSYRIQYGSWDLVGLPDEYRINAMHAALLHTGKVLLIAGSGNNQKNFDKGTFDTVLWDPKDDSFKKIPTPEDFFCAGHSQLPDGRLLVAGGTARYEVLDGKVTRAGGRMRVKNENPDKAVKLRKGTRFRSPSGVEYEAKFDVVVAKAKKKFEITYGRGGQVVPWRTTVVAAESRVFVEAVKSGAEGLTTEAAQYEVVGLTGRDAHNVYGLAERLSADKQDFQGIKSAYEFDPVAEKYLRVDPMRDARWYPTLVTLADGRVLAVSGLNDVGDVVPGDNEYYDPRTKKWSKAPFHYFPTYPALFLMQGGKLLYTGSNAGYGPKTKGREPGVWDLATNEFKKVGGLAEPDRMETSSSLLLPPAQDQKVMVLGGGGVGESRLSSSRTAIVDLKEENPVFRSSARLPRATRYLSSVLLPDDSVFTTGGSADYRGRGASDILKAQFYYPRTDSFAAAADPVVGRNYHSEALLLPDGRVATFGSDPLFADKDNTRLGKFEHRLEVYTPPYLYRDPGLRPVLGAGPEEPDENGRATFATAHPERIERARLMRPSAVTHTTDVEQRSIELGLTRTDDSVTVEVPRDPTLVPPGRYMLFVTDADGTPSVAKWLHVKAPQPADTP
- a CDS encoding glycoside hydrolase family 6 protein gives rise to the protein MPPAARRPRFRTPAPVLGLLLLLAATPACSGSATPGPGTPAATPRAPSPIVAAEESPFWVDPHSDAARQVAAWETAGRNGDAQVLRRIADRPLTLWGPGDDPGPEIRRARTGARATGRTLLLAAYNIPHRDCGQHSAGGAPDARAYRSWIGAFADNIEDTKAVVILEPDAIAHVIDGCTPPEHHAERYQLLSEAVDRLKKNRNTKVYLDAGNPAWIPNPMDLVEPLFKAGLARADGFALNVSNFQPDAAARAYGARISKGASGKHFVIDTSRNGDGPLAGDRGQAWCNPPGRALGTPPTDRTGDPLVDAYLWVKRPGESDGTCRGGPTAGTWWPDYALGLARRARE